TACCTGCAAGAAATCTTCATCCTCCGGTGATCTTTCCCAAAGAGAACTGTTGCGGTTTTTTACGATTTGAGTGCATATTTGCGGGTCACCGTGAATTTCATATAGCGTGCGAACTTGTTCTTCGCGTTTCATTTTGAGTTCTTCACGATGCTTTTGGAGCTGCTCCCGGTACATGCGGTCCCGTTCCTCCAACTTGAGCTTATATTCCTTCTTATTATTTAAATAGACGAAAAAAGGAATCGTATAAGATGTAAGCATCATGACCACCGTGACCATCTGGAACATCAAATAGTTACTGTTGCCCATCTTGCCTGTTCTGCTCATATATACATAAAAGCCTATAGTCACCAACGTCATCATTAACGGAATAAGTATAGATATAATAGAAAAAGACGGCTTGCTCGGCTCAGCCGGAGGCCGTAAAATCTCTAGCTTCTCCTCTCGGAGGGCCGGTCTTAATCTCGGGGATCGCTGGTATAATACATTCAAGACAAAAGTCCCCCTTTTCGCTTACTATTTCATTTTACCAAGGTTTCATATTATTTCATGTGTGTATTTACCCATTTTTTTCAGTTTGAAACAAAGAACGCCTTCCATATACAGGCGCCTCGTCCTGAGTTGTCGAAAAAGCTCGCTGAATGCGCACGGTGCAGCCTTCCCGTAAGCCTGCTCCTGTGAGTAGCTGGTTATCCTCCACTCTGAACCAAAGCCCTTCCGGGAACTTTGCTTCCATAATATATTGCATGCCTTCAGCCGGAGGCTCACCAAAAATACGCACACCCAGCATCAATTTTAAATGTTCTACCGAGTATTCATCTGCCACCTCAATATCAAACCACTCTGTTTCCTGTCGTCCTGAAAGCACGGTCAGGATCATCTGTCATCCCTCCCGATCCTTAATTTATACAGCAATACTCACGCAAAAAGCCTATTTCTACGGAAATATGGCTATCGTAACTGTAGCATCCGCCTATTAGACTGTCAATTTGTTACAAAATGCCCACACTCAAAACAAAACGGTGACTATAGTCATGCTTAAAATTAATAGTAGAGTCATATGAATCAAAAATAGAGATTTACAAATTTCATTTGCGTGCTTACGTCATTTTGTCGATTAGGTAGAACTAAATTCGATTGTTACCCAAATTGTTGTGAACACTTTGTAAATTTTTCAGACCTTTATGTTTTTATAAGGTGTTTTTAAGGTAATTTTAAGAAACGGGCACTACAATAAAGCCATGAAATAACTCAGGTGAGGTGATTTTTGTGAGAACATTAATTACATTTCAAAACAAACGTATTCCCGTATACTTCAATCAAGAAAATAAGCAACCGGTACAAAAAACCTTAAAACTTCTAAGTAATACTTTGGAGAACAAAATCTCCAGTGGCAAGCGTGCCCTTCAAAAATGTCTTAACTCTTTGATCAGTATAGAGATTGTCGGTTGTGAAGCCATCCTGCATAGCGTTAGTGAAAATGATTCATTGGCATTGTCCCTCTATTAAGAGGGACTTTTTTTTGTTTGCATTAGACACAAAAAAGAGAGGGGCATTTCAGCACCCTCTCCATATCAGCGGTTATGAAACATGCTACATGTGACTTACCGCAGCCTATGCATTTGATCAGACTCTATTTATAGTATTCTGCGATAACCTTTTTTACCGCCTCGTTCCTTTTTCTGCGCCTTCTCAATTCGTATTCTAAACAGTTCTAGTAAATTAGCGCGTGTATGTTCTTCCCGGCAGTTGTCCAGCTTTTTTAAGATAAAACGGTCAATGGACATATGACTCAGGCTCCTTTACAGCAAGCTGCCCCTGCTTTTCAAGGGGATGATCCGGCTATCCATTTTTAACCATTCCACCTGTTGTTTAAACACGTACGATTTGATTAGGATAAAGCAGGCGGGATTACATACCCTTTAAATAGGGTAAATACATAAAGTTTCGAAAGTTTTATCAGTTTAGCCTGGAAGCTACGGACAAGGAGCGAGCAAAAACCATGAGTAAGCACATAATGACCAAAATAAGCTGGAACCTTTTATGTATGTTCTTCATCCTAACTATGCTGGCTGCATGCAGCAGGGAGAAAGCCTCAACTCGAAGTATGGCCCAACACGAAGCTGAAGCACGTGCCTATACCGTGACAGGTAATCCGAACCAAGCTGCATCATCCCTTGATGAACGAGCTGCCAACGATGCACCTGTCCACCAGCAAGGCAGCAGCTATGTCGAAATATCAGGTGACGTAAGTATAAATAAAAATACAGTGAAGGTTACAGGGCATTCCAATCTGCCGGCTGGAGCACGGATCAAAGGGAATCTTGCAGTCAAAAACTCTCTGTTAACCGGATATACGGACGAGACAACTATTCAAAAGGACGGAAGTTTTGTACTCCAAGTGCACCGACCTGGTATACAGGGCAGTATGGATCTGACTGTTCTGTTCCGTCCAGATGACCAAGACAAAGAAATACGAAATCTGTATGGTAGTGGTGGCAACAAATTAGAAGGCCCTTATGTATATCAATACGAAGAAAACGAACAACTTTTGCAAGAAATTCGGATAGGTGCTGAGTTTGATCCTGAACAAGACCGCCATGTCCCTCTAATTAAGCCTGTCTGGAACAAACCAAAGGACTACGGTAATCCTCAAGTGTGGATTAAGCCCGATGTGAGGCAAAAAGGAAATTATTATCACGTATATGCGCGCAGCAATTTGCTCGAGGGTTCGGACGTCAAGCTCACAATTGATTTTCCGGGACGATGGCAGTTTGGCTACGATGATCAAACCAAGGTCATGCCTGATGGTTCCTTCAGCATGAGGGTCAAAAAGCCGAGCCTTGCCAACCGCTACACCCTGGTCATAAGTTTCGAGCCGAACGAAGATATGTGGATCAACGCCAAACAGGCTTACGGTACAAAAGGAGAGCGTCTTGCGGGATCATTAGTTAAATCCGCAGACGACAAAAAGGGCTCCAAACGGATTGAAGCCCGTGTCCAAATTCAACCCAAATCGTACTAGGCAGCCAAAGGAATCCTATATCATCTAGCTGTTATGGCTGTATCGTGACCGGCGTCCCTATACTTACCTTCTCTTGAAGCTCCAGTACATCCTTATTATGCATTCGAATGCAGCCATGTGACACCAACTTGCCAATGGACCATGGCTCATTGGTGCCGTGAATGCCATAATGCGGCTTGGACAGCCCCATCCAGAACGCTCCGAAAGGACCGCCCGGATTGGGCTGTTTGTTAATAATCGTAAATTGCCCATGCGGTGTTTGTGTAGCCACCTTCCCAATACCGACTGGATAACTAAGAACGATCTGACTTCCATCTTTTAAATATAGACGACGATCCGATAAATCCACCACAATACTGTAGTTCGGCATATGTTCACCCCTCTACACCATATGCCGACTACCACATAGATTTTCTTAAATTTCTACAAATGATGTTTCATGACAGCTCGCCTTACCACTCCACATCACGTCGCCAACCACCTCGCTGATCCCTGCGGCCCGGAGTTGTACTTGGACGGCTATCTTTTCTACGTCGGTCTGCTTCCTTGCGTGCCTGATATTCCAGTTCCCGCTGCATCTTGCGATAATTGTTCACTCT
This window of the Paenibacillus polymyxa genome carries:
- a CDS encoding L,D-transpeptidase, with translation MPNYSIVVDLSDRRLYLKDGSQIVLSYPVGIGKVATQTPHGQFTIINKQPNPGGPFGAFWMGLSKPHYGIHGTNEPWSIGKLVSHGCIRMHNKDVLELQEKVSIGTPVTIQP